CTTGGTCATCTGGCCGCCCTCGACGGTGTCGACGATCACCTGCTCCAGGGTGTCGGCGAACTCGGTGACCGCCGGGGTGCCGTCCAGCTTGCCCCGGTGGGCCAGGCCCCGGGTCCAGGCGTAGATCGAGGCGATCGGGTTGGTCGAGGTCTTCTCGCCCTTCTGGTACTGCCGGTAGTGCCGGGTGACGGTGCCGTGGGCGGCCTCGGCCTCGACGGTACGGCCGTCCGGGGAGAGCAGGACCGAGGTCATCAGGCCGAGCGAGCCGAAGCCCTGGGCGACCGTGTCGGACTGCACGTCACCGTCGTAGTTCTTGCAGGCCCAGACGTACCCGCCCTCCCACTTGAGCGCGGCGGCGACCATGTCGTCGATCAGCCGGTGCTCGTAGGTGATGCCGGCGGCGTCGAACTCGCTCTTGAACTCGCTCTCGAACACCTCGGCGAAGAGATCCTTGAACCGACCGTCGTACGCCTTGAGGATGGTGTTCTTGGTCGACAGGTAGACCGGGTAGCCCCGGTCGAGGCCGTACCGGAACGAGGCACGGGCGAAGTCCCGGATCGACTCGTCGTAGTTGTACATGCCCATCGCGATGCCGCCACCGGGGAAGTTGGCGACCTCCATCTCGACCGGCGCGGAACCGTCGGCCGGGGTGTAGGTGATGGTCACCGTGCCCGGGCCGGGAACGACGAAGTCGCTGGCCTTGTACTGGTCACCGTGGGCGTGCCGGCCGATGATGATCGGCTTGGTCCAGCCCGGGACGAGCCTCGGTACGTTGGACATGATGATCGGCTCGCGGAAGACGACGCCGCCGAGGATGTTACGGATGGTGCCGTTCGGCGACCGCCACATCTTCTTCAGGCCGAACTCCTCCACCCGGGCCTCGTCCGGGGTGATGGTGGCGCACTTGACGCCGACGCCGTGCTCCTTGATGGCGTTGGCGGCGTCGACGGTGACCTGGTCGTCGGTGGCGTCGCGGTGCTGGATCGAGAGGTCGTAGTAGTGCAGGTCGACGTCGAGGTAGGGCAGGATCAGCTGCTCCCGGATCTGCTTCCAGATGATCCGGGTCATCTCGTCGCCGTCGAGCTCCACGACCGGGTTGTTTACCTTGATCTTCGCCATCGACCGGCGCTCCTCTCGGGGGTCACGTGCTCTAGCAGTACGAGCGTACTGGAAGTTGTCCGGGACCACCGAGCGGGCCTCGCCCCGGAGGAGAAGAGGGGCGACCGGCATCGCCGATCGCCCCTTTCGCAACTGGTGCCCAGGTCACATGTTGGCGACGTCACCCTGCTTGGCACGGACCGCCTCGGCGGCCTCCTTCAGGCTGGCCAGCTCGTCGGCGTCCAGGTCGGTCTCGACGACCCGCTTGACGCCCTCGGCCCCGATCGCCGCCTCGACGCCCAGGTAGACGCCGGAGATGCCGTACTCGCCGTCGACCCAGGCGCAGACCGGCATGACCTCGCCGGAGTCCTCCGCGACCGCCTTGGCCATCCGGGCGGCGGCGGCCGACGGGGCGTAGTACGCCGAGCCGGTCTTGAGCAGCGCCACCACCTCGGCGCCGCCGTTGCGGGTCTTGACGACCAGCTCCTCGATCTGCTCGGCCGGCATCGCCTCACGCAGCGGCCTGCCGTTCACGGTGCTCTTCGACGGCACCGGCACCATGGTGTCGCCGTGCGAACCGAGGGTCAGCGTCTTCACCGACTTCACCGGTACGTCCAGCGCCTCGGCGACGAAGTTGCTGAACCGGGCGGTGTCCAGCATGCCGGCCTGGCCGAGCACCCGGTTGCGCGGGAACTGGGTGGCCAGCTGGGCCAGCGCGGTCATCTCGTCGAGCGGGTTCGACACCACGATGACGACGGCGTTCGGTGCGTACTTGGCGACGTTCTCGGAGACCTGCCGCACGATCTTGGCGTTGGTCTCCAGCAGGTCCATCCGGCTCATGCCCGGCTTACGCGGCAGGCCGGCGGTGATCACCACCACGTCCGAGCCCTCGATGGCCTCGTACCCCTCGCCGTTGGGGCCGGTGGTGGCGCCGACCAGCTTGGTCTCGAAACCCTCGATCGCCCGCGACTGGTTGAGGTCCAGTGCGAGACCGGCGGGCTTGCCCTCCACGATGTCGGTGATCACGACGGTGTCGAAGACGTCGTACTCGGCCAGGCGCTGTGCGGTGGTGGAGCCGTAGAATCCTGCCCCGACGACAGTGACCTTCTTACCCATGGGTCGTCCCACTCCCTGTTACCAGTCGGTTTTCCGGACCGTATCAGTCATCGTGGCACCCAGCAGGCCGGGGCGGACGCAAACGAGATCGTCGGCACCGGCCAGCGTGGGTTAACAAGGGGCCCTTCCTATACCAAAAGCGTTAAGAAGGGGCCCTTCCTTACCGCTCGGCGCGTTCTACGACGTTGGTGAGGAGCATGGCGCGGGTCATCGGGCCGACGCCGCCGGGCATCGGCACCACCGCGGCGGCGGTCTGGGCCACCTCCGGGTCCACGTCGCCGGTGTAGCGGCCCTTGCCGTCCGAGCCGATCACCCGGGTGATGCCGACGTCGACCACCACCGCGTCCGGGTTGATCATGTCCGAGGTGAGCAGGCCGGGCACACCGGCCGCCACGACGACCACGTCCGCCGCCCGGGTGTGCGCGGCGAGGTCCAGGGTGCCGGTGTGGCAGAGGGTCACCGTGGCGTTCTCGCTGCGCCGGGTGAGCAGCAGCCCGAGCGGCCGGCCGACGGTGTTGCCCCGGCCGACCACCGCCACGTTCGCACCCCGCAGCGGTACGTCGTACCGGCGCAGCAGCTCGACGACGCCGCGTGGGGTGCAGGGCAACGGGCCGTCGTACCCGAGCACCAGCCGCCCCAGGTTGACCGGGTGCAGCCCGTCGGCGTCCTTGTCCGGGTCGATCGACTCCAGCACCCGCTGGGTGTCCAGGTGAGCCGGGAGCGGAAGCTGGACGATGTAGCCGTGGCAGGCCGGGTCGGCGTTCAGCTCGGCCACCACCGCGTCGACCTGCTCCTGGGTGGCGTCGGCGGGCAACTCCCGGCGGATCGAGGCGATGCCCACCTCGGCGCAGTCCCGGTGCTTGCCGTCGACGTACGCCTGGGAGCCCGGATCCGCGCCGACCAGGACCGTACCCAGTCCGGGGGTGATGCCGCGTTCGGCGAGCGCCTTCACCCGCGTCC
Above is a window of Micromonospora yangpuensis DNA encoding:
- a CDS encoding NADP-dependent isocitrate dehydrogenase, which produces MAKIKVNNPVVELDGDEMTRIIWKQIREQLILPYLDVDLHYYDLSIQHRDATDDQVTVDAANAIKEHGVGVKCATITPDEARVEEFGLKKMWRSPNGTIRNILGGVVFREPIIMSNVPRLVPGWTKPIIIGRHAHGDQYKASDFVVPGPGTVTITYTPADGSAPVEMEVANFPGGGIAMGMYNYDESIRDFARASFRYGLDRGYPVYLSTKNTILKAYDGRFKDLFAEVFESEFKSEFDAAGITYEHRLIDDMVAAALKWEGGYVWACKNYDGDVQSDTVAQGFGSLGLMTSVLLSPDGRTVEAEAAHGTVTRHYRQYQKGEKTSTNPIASIYAWTRGLAHRGKLDGTPAVTEFADTLEQVIVDTVEGGQMTKDLALLISRDAPWLTTDEFMNALDENLARRLA
- a CDS encoding malate dehydrogenase, which codes for MGKKVTVVGAGFYGSTTAQRLAEYDVFDTVVITDIVEGKPAGLALDLNQSRAIEGFETKLVGATTGPNGEGYEAIEGSDVVVITAGLPRKPGMSRMDLLETNAKIVRQVSENVAKYAPNAVVIVVSNPLDEMTALAQLATQFPRNRVLGQAGMLDTARFSNFVAEALDVPVKSVKTLTLGSHGDTMVPVPSKSTVNGRPLREAMPAEQIEELVVKTRNGGAEVVALLKTGSAYYAPSAAAARMAKAVAEDSGEVMPVCAWVDGEYGISGVYLGVEAAIGAEGVKRVVETDLDADELASLKEAAEAVRAKQGDVANM
- a CDS encoding bifunctional methylenetetrahydrofolate dehydrogenase/methenyltetrahydrofolate cyclohydrolase, with the protein product MTAKVLDGKATAATIKDELRTRVKALAERGITPGLGTVLVGADPGSQAYVDGKHRDCAEVGIASIRRELPADATQEQVDAVVAELNADPACHGYIVQLPLPAHLDTQRVLESIDPDKDADGLHPVNLGRLVLGYDGPLPCTPRGVVELLRRYDVPLRGANVAVVGRGNTVGRPLGLLLTRRSENATVTLCHTGTLDLAAHTRAADVVVVAAGVPGLLTSDMINPDAVVVDVGITRVIGSDGKGRYTGDVDPEVAQTAAAVVPMPGGVGPMTRAMLLTNVVERAER